The DNA segment TACGGACCGGAGGCGTCCGGCACCGAGGTGACCGTGGTATCCGACGCGACCCGACATCCCGTTCTCAAGGAGGTCAGGCCGGATAGGTGGCACGCGGAGGGTTCACTCTACCTGGTCAAGCCGTTAGCCGATCCGAACGCCACGGTGCTGCTGACGGGATCGGCCGGAGACAAGACCGAGCCCGTCGCCTGGACCCGGATGTGCGGCTCCAGCCGGATATTCTACACCTCGCTGGGCTTCCCCACCGACTTCGAGCAGCCTCCGTTTCGCCGACTCCTGGTCAACGCCGTGTACTGGGCCCTGAAGCGACCGGCACCGTGAGCGTGCTCCGCTTACAGGCTTAAGCCCGATCGCGGGCGGCACCCGCTACGCCGCCGGACTGATCGATGCAGCAGTCCAAACACGCGGTTTCCACCGCCCGCTGGCCATGATAGACTTCCCGGAAGCGTGAAATCGTCACCAGGGCGCTGTGTAATCGTTGTTCGCGAGCCATTGGGATCTTTTTGACACTGTCAGATGGGAGAGCGTTGTGTTGAAGACCAGCTGCACTCGCGCACCGCGGTTGACCCAGGTCGGGCGTTGGCTCGTGCTCGCTGCGGCTTCCGCCATCCCCGCAGCCAATGCCGAGGACAGCCCTGCCGGCAAGGCGCTGACCATTGAATACCACAACCCGGTCTGGGACGGCTACCTGGCTGACCCACAAGTGATCAAGACGCGAGGCGAGTACTACGCCTACGGAACCGGAAAGGAACTGGGCGGCAAACAGTTTCCGGTGCTGCATTCGAAGGACTTCGTCAGATGGGAGTTCGTCGGCAATGCGATGGAAACAGTGGCGGAACCCAAGATCAAGGACTACTGGGCCCCAGAAGTCGCCGAACGCGGAGGCCAATACTTCCTCTACTACGCCGGCGACGGAAAAATGCGAGTCGCCGTCTCCGAAAACCCTACCGGACCGTTCAAGGATACGGGCAGAGTCCTCTTTCCTGACGAGCCGTTTACCATCGACGGAAATCCCTTCCGGGACCCCCAATCCGGGAAATGGTACCTGTTCTTCGCCAAGGACTTCCTCGATGGACGCGTCGGCACCGCGTTGGCCGTCGCCCAACTCCAGGACGACATGATCTCAACCACCGGCCCCATCAAGACCGTGCTGCGGGCCGTCGCGGATTGGCAAATCTACCAGCGCCATCGCCAAATGTACGGCCGGGTGTTCGACTGGCACACCGTCGAGGGCCCGGCCGTGCTCTTCCATGACCGGCGGTACTACTGCTTCTACTCCGGTGGAAACTGGCAAACGCCCGGCTATGGCGTCGGCTTCGCGGTTTCCGACTCTGTGACGGGACCGTTCCAGGATACCGCGGACCTCAATGGCCCGGCCGTACTCAAGAGCATCCCCGGCAACTTGATCGGTCCCGGCCACAACGGCGTGATTCTGGGGCCAGACAACAAGACCTGGTTCATCGCGTACCACGCCTGGAATGCCGAACGCAACAAACGGCAAATGTGCCTCGATCCGCTGGAGTGGACACTCGAAGGACCCAGAGCCTGCCAACCCTCGCGCGGAGCCAAGCGAGTCACATTACCCCTGACTTCCACACCGGCACCACCCCTGACTTCCAGGCCGGCGCCCGCGGGTGTGCAGCCAACAAGGTAGGAGTCACGGCCGTCACCTACTCGGGCGTCGCCCACGCGTGCGGCTGCCACCGCAGGTTCAACGCAGTCACCACTACCAGATTCCCCGAAGCCCGATCCCCGCAGCCCCCGGTAGATGGTCCGTCCTTCGTCGGGCAGACGCCGGACCGAGAACCAGGAAAACCCCTCAGGGCAACGCAAACCCGGCTACCGCGAAGCCTTAACCTCCACGGCGTAGACATGGGTCGCCCCGTGCATGTTGGACCGGAAGACGATCCACCGGCCATCGGGGGTGAAGCTGACGTTCGGCTCCAGGGCGTAGTCGTGCTTGCCCAGATCCACCAGCCGCTCGGCCTCGAGTTCGCCGTCCTTGGGCGTCAACAGATAAACCCACTGGCCATTTCCCGGGGCGGCAACACTCCTGGGACCCCCACCATCGCCTGCGAAAAACCGGCCGTCCGGAGAGACATTGTAGTGCACCGACCAGTGCTCGCGCCGCACCTTGTACCTGATCCGTTCGCCGGTCGCGAGCACCAGGCCGGCCAGCCAGAAAACCCGCGAACGCGGCGTCTGCAGGTCGTACCAGATGATCTTGCCGTCGGGACTGAAAAACTCGTGTCCAGCAATCTCCATGTCCATCGCCCGGGTGTGGATCTTCCTCAGACCGGCCCCGTCGCTGCGGAGGGTCCAGATGCGATCCACCTTGTGCCAGGGCCCCTCGTGGCAGAACATGATCAGCCCCGGGTCCGTCGGCGAGAACTGCACGTGGTTGAGCCAGTCGTTGCTGGGGTGGAAGGTCTTCAAATCCCCCGTCCGAGTGTCGATTGTGTACAGACGCATCGGCACCCGGGCGGCCCAGCGCGCCTCCAGACTGCTCCTCGGCCCGGCAGGCCGCGTCCCCGCCGGCCTCGTGTCCACAGGCCGGGCCTCCGCGTCCGTACAACTGCCAGCCAGTAGCGTCTCGTCACTGTTGACCGCCAAGCCCGAGCCGGGTCGCAGCCCCACCGGAATTCGGGCGATCTGCCGCGTGGCACGGGTGTCGAGATGCGTGGCGTACACCCCGCCACCGCCCAGGTAATACACCTGCCGGCTCTTCCGGCCAACGACAACCTGGCTTACACGCCCCTCCACGACCGGCGCGATCCCCAGCGTCTCCAGGTCGATCGCGGCCAGCCCTCCGGGCACCGAAACCACCAGCTTGTCTCCCGAAGCCGTGTAGCCGTTCTGGTGAAAATAGAGACTCGCGCTGCCCGGTTCACGCGAGAGGCGAATCACCCGGTGGCCCGTGGAGGGCTCCATCCACTCGGTCGGCGGCTCATCCGCGGCCCAAGCCGGAGAACCCATCCCCACCAGAATCACAAGCACGTGCCATGATCGCCCCGGCGTCATTCCCATGTTCCGCCCACCCTCTCAAGTCGGCCCGGCCCGGTCCGATACAACTCCGCCGAAAGCCCTCTACATCCAGGAGTTCAACCGCTCACAACGTACGTCCCATCGACCGTTGCTGGGAAATCCTGGCCCCGGCTGGCTCACACAGCCCTCCCAACCGGCGGCCATCATCGCCACCGCGGCCGGCAAGCCCCCGTTCCCGGGTAGGTACGCGGTCAGACCGGGACGCTGATAGTTGTGACCGTTGGGATGATAGCGGTTCTTGGCCACCTCCATCAGCAGGGCACCAACCGCGAGCTCCGGTTCACCGGCACGGGCGGCGGCCATGGCAACCAGCGGCTCGGAACACTCACCCGGCGCCGCCTGCCCTCCCGCCCGGCAGACACACCGCCCCCTTGGACTGTGGCAACGACTTGCGGGCCCGCACGAACGTCCAGCAGTTGTCCACCAGCGTGTCACCCTCCACATGCCGGAAACGATGCAGCTCCTTGTACGCGGTTGGAGCCTCCAGATGAAGACGCCGAACCTCCTCCACCTGGGCGGCGGAACGCTGGTAGCGCTCCAGCCAGGCATGGAGCGATTCCGTCGCTCGAATCTGCACGATCCGCACCACCACAAAGTCGGTCCGCATTAGGGCAACCAGCAGCTCGTGCAGTGTCAGACAGCGTCGCCTCAGCGGCTGACGGGTCTTGACGATCACCTTCCACCACTCCTCGTCGGCTTCTCCAAACGGGGTCATCTGCCCAACCACCAGAATGCCGGTCGCGGCCAGCACCCGGCGGATCTCCCGCAGACACCGATCCAGATCCTCGACGTAATGCAGACTCTGCCGGCAGGCCACGGCATCGAAGAAACCGTCGACCATCGGCAGTGCCTCGGCATCACCACCGCACGTCAGGATGCGCGGATTCCGGACCTGGGCCAGCATCTCCTGCGAGAGATCAACGGCAACACATGGACCGAGCGATGGACACGCCGCCAACGCGGCCGCCAACACCGCTCCCGTGCCCGCACCCACGTCCAGGATCCGCTGACCCGCGGCCAGGCCCAGAAAGTCGAGCGTGACCCTCATGATCCCCGGATCATGCACCCACTCCGCCTTGTCATAGGATGCGGCCCGTTCCTTGAAGTGCTGAATGAGATCAAGCATCGGAGAATGCACCCTGACGAGTCGGCTTCGTCTCGCTCATCGCTTCGCAGGATGCTTGAAGTCTATCGGCTCTCGGTGACTCGGGCAAGCAAGGCAACACCAACGAACGGAAAACGAGAAGATCAAACTCGATGACGGCCCCCTCGTCAGCTCGGCGCGGTCTCCGCGGCAGTCGTGACCGTCGTCGGACGGCCAAAACGCTGCAGAATCTCGCCCAGGATGGTCTGCTCCAGGATCTCATCCCGCCCCAGCGGAATCCACTGCATCTGCTGACTCGGCCGGATCATCTGCCCCGACATGGTCGGCGCTTCGGCACTGTACAGCCGCAGGGCCGCCGCCGGGTTGTCAATCTGCCGCTCTTCCAGTCGCAGGCGCAACCGCTCAACCTTCACGTCGATACTGTACTCGCCCTGCGAATCCACCGGGGTGATCTGGATCGTGGCCTTCCTTTGAATCGTCTGTAAATTGGCCTCGGTCCAGTAGTACGCCGGCCTCGGCTGCTGGCGCCAGAACTCCAGGCCCTGGGCGCTGGTCTCCGGGTGAGTACTCAGAACCCCGCTCGCCCGGTCCTCCCGGTCGATCCGAAACCAGTGCTGGCGCAACGCCTCGCCGGCCGTCTGCCAAAGCGATTCGAAGTCCTCCTTCTGCGAGACCGACACACGCTCGAAGGTCGGCCCAGTCGGCTGCGGCGGAGCTTGGCAGCCCAAGCAGGCGCCCAGGATAAGGCACAAGGCCCTCAGCCCCGCTGACCGGATCACTCTCATGTGCAAACTCCCCAGATCAGTCACCCTCGCGACGTCT comes from the Phycisphaerae bacterium genome and includes:
- a CDS encoding PD40 domain-containing protein, translating into MTPGRSWHVLVILVGMGSPAWAADEPPTEWMEPSTGHRVIRLSREPGSASLYFHQNGYTASGDKLVVSVPGGLAAIDLETLGIAPVVEGRVSQVVVGRKSRQVYYLGGGGVYATHLDTRATRQIARIPVGLRPGSGLAVNSDETLLAGSCTDAEARPVDTRPAGTRPAGPRSSLEARWAARVPMRLYTIDTRTGDLKTFHPSNDWLNHVQFSPTDPGLIMFCHEGPWHKVDRIWTLRSDGAGLRKIHTRAMDMEIAGHEFFSPDGKIIWYDLQTPRSRVFWLAGLVLATGERIRYKVRREHWSVHYNVSPDGRFFAGDGGGPRSVAAPGNGQWVYLLTPKDGELEAERLVDLGKHDYALEPNVSFTPDGRWIVFRSNMHGATHVYAVEVKASR
- a CDS encoding glycoside hydrolase family 43 protein, with translation MTIEYHNPVWDGYLADPQVIKTRGEYYAYGTGKELGGKQFPVLHSKDFVRWEFVGNAMETVAEPKIKDYWAPEVAERGGQYFLYYAGDGKMRVAVSENPTGPFKDTGRVLFPDEPFTIDGNPFRDPQSGKWYLFFAKDFLDGRVGTALAVAQLQDDMISTTGPIKTVLRAVADWQIYQRHRQMYGRVFDWHTVEGPAVLFHDRRYYCFYSGGNWQTPGYGVGFAVSDSVTGPFQDTADLNGPAVLKSIPGNLIGPGHNGVILGPDNKTWFIAYHAWNAERNKRQMCLDPLEWTLEGPRACQPSRGAKRVTLPLTSTPAPPLTSRPAPAGVQPTR
- a CDS encoding methyltransferase domain-containing protein, yielding MLDLIQHFKERAASYDKAEWVHDPGIMRVTLDFLGLAAGQRILDVGAGTGAVLAAALAACPSLGPCVAVDLSQEMLAQVRNPRILTCGGDAEALPMVDGFFDAVACRQSLHYVEDLDRCLREIRRVLAATGILVVGQMTPFGEADEEWWKVIVKTRQPLRRRCLTLHELLVALMRTDFVVVRIVQIRATESLHAWLERYQRSAAQVEEVRRLHLEAPTAYKELHRFRHVEGDTLVDNCWTFVRARKSLPQSKGAVCLPGGRAGGAG